The Astatotilapia calliptera chromosome 19, fAstCal1.2, whole genome shotgun sequence DNA segment TCACGGAGggtgattaaaaatgaatgaatctgTCTGAACTCTTTCAGGACTTCACTCCTTGCATTCTAATGTAATGACTCAGCAAGGTCCCGACACATCTCATTAGCTTTAATATGAAAACTTTAATTTATTAACCCGTACAgtggttttgttatttttttttgtaacaaccTGcacatatcatttaaaaaaaattacatacaAGTGGCAACTTGGCAGAGCCTGAGTACATTACTTCAAAGAGCGGTAACACTCCTTTAGCACACAATGCCAATCACATTTGTAACGCAAATGCACACATTCGTGATGATAATGCATGAGCAAGCATTCAAGGTCTTCGAACATGGCACGACAGAGTCTCCGTCAAAGGAGGATAgtaaattatgtaaataactCCACCCCTGCTGGGTTTGAATTTCGAGGTGTAAATAATTCAGCTCTGTCCTCCGGCTTCTTCGTCATTGcctccatcctcttcctccgcCCTCCTCAAATAAACGATTGTTGATTTGAATCCACAATTCATCTACAGCACCAACCaaattattcaattttaaaaaaatatatatgaacaAAATATGAAGAACAAGTGACGAAGCAGCTGCTCGGTGCAAACCTGTATTTTAAAGGAGGAAATTGTGGGTATGGATAGTTTTATTACACAAAACCGTGTTCTCCGGGAACCTCAGCAGCTTTAAGATTCAGCGATCATGGAACAAAATTGGCCCTCTGCTGGTAGCTgcttctaaatgcatttaacacagtgtgataaaaaaaaaaaaacttgcaaaaAGTGAAACCCATTCATTAAACCCCTGGGCCAACAAGTCACAGCATCCACAAAGAGGGCAGAGGGGGACCGAATCAAGTCAGAGCGCCTTCAACTATAAGCTGTGGCACCATGATGGCCATCTTGTTTCTAACAGGCGCAGCTCCTCTGAGGAAGGTGAGGGACTGTGCTCTCTTTGTCTTCCTCCAGACCTGCCTTATCCAGATAGCTGTCCAGAGATCCCAACAGGTTGTCCACGTCCCTCTTGTGAGCCTGTAGCACGAGTTCTGTCAGACGTTCGAATGACTGGaggaagaaggaagaaagaaaacaaaagaatgcgGCGGGGAATTAcccagaaaaaaatgttgccaAGAAAATCCACTACCTCACTGATGTTGATATTCTTGGAGGCACTGGTTTCAAAGAACTCCATCCCATAGGATCCTGCTAACTACAGACAATTGAAGCGCATATTTTtagaaataataaaactattttataccttttttctccaaaactatataaatataattttaaaaaatcaattaaatGCAAAGGCGATACTCTGGCACAATAATACTGATTAAACAGCACAGGGTGTCAGCAGTGTGAAGATTTATACATATTATGCACTTGCATGGATGTAGGTGTATCCTTCAGGCtttgctgtgtgctgtgttaATATTATAACATGCAGTAAGAGGTTTATAAAAAGCTTATCTTATTTAGCgatatgatttttaaaaagatttcacTAAATGTTTTAAACGTGGGAGGAAGCGTTTGTCTGTCTCAGCCTAACCAGTTGAACAGTATTCTATTTTAAGAGACATGCTGGTATCAGCCATTAGTTTTTGGAAGCTGGGACTTTGATAGTAGTGCCTCTaaaagccttttctccctgAAATAAGTTATGCCAGAACCATATTGCATATTTTCTCAATAAAAGTTCTTCTCAAATAtgcaaaagtgtttttttaaaacctcaaaAATAAAGTCAACATTATTCCCAACATGAGAGCAGCGACTGAGTCTAGTATAACTGAATATTTTGTAGTATTTAGTATCTAGATGGTCCTGGTCTGTGTGAAGAGCTCGGAGGAACGTTCATTCTGATGAATGACATTTGGCTGTAATTCATCGTCTAATTTAACAGGGTCAGAAAGAGTTCATATTGGTGTTTCTACAACATGAACAACTACTCATCACACACATGATCTGTACAACCGTCCGGATTTTATTTGGGAGTGTTTTCAAGTCTTCACCGTGTCTTTGTGGTAAAAAGGCCTGAGGCTGTCTGAGCAATAGAAACAACTAAGAGCCTGCCAGCACAGAGATAGTTGTGCGCACACTTCTCGAATCGAGCTGCCAAGTTGCCCGACAGACAGGTTGAATTTGTATGCAGTGTGTGGATTGTTTGTGTAGACTGTGTTTCGAGCTGATCTGGCAGCTtaagtgacatttatgaaacacACAAAGCTTTCCAGCGCAGGTATTACAGTAATCATCATCAAGTTTAAGGAAGTTTAATGGAAGAAACTGGAGGCCACCAGGAGACTGACTTACAATATGGGAGTCTGTATATTATGATGTTGAGTACTTAAAACACAATCTCCAAATTAAAATCAATAATATACTAATTAAAGCACAGCGGAAAATAAGGCTCAATCAAACCTTGGTTCCTTGGTTCTTTGACACTTCCCTCCTGAGTGAATCATCACATTTGTTTCCTACCAATATGGTCTCCATTTTTTGGGTAGTATActagaagaaaacaacaaaaactgaagtCAAGCACAGGGATAGTGGACTTCATCATCCTGTCAGTCACTCTAAGCCACTGATTGTTTAGCAAGCAGCTAAAGTTCAGTCAGCCAGAACACAAATACTGGACAGCTGCGAAGGGCAGCGAACAGAGTGCTTATTGCCTTACTTCATCCACATCACTGACCCACTTGGCTATGTGCTTAAAGGACAGCTTGTCTGTGACGTCGTAGACAAAGATGACACCCTGCATAAAAAGTGGAAAGAGGACTAAGGAATCAAAGCTGCGTTACAGAAATCTAAGTTTACTCTTGGCTGCTCATACTTGCGCCCTCCTGTAGTACTGTTTGGTGATGGTCTGATAGCGCTCCTGACCAGCTGTGTCCCTGCATGGAGGACCAAACACATATCAGCAAAAGGGAATCACCCATGGCAGCAAGTGTGAatgcaatgaaagaaaaatgtcactTACCATATCTGTACTCGCACCTTGGTTCCATCTACCTCCAGTGTTTTCATCTTAAAATCAATTCCtgaccaaaacaaagaaaatgcaaatacagATGTAAGCTGGGATGCAACCTCCAAAAATACAATCACAAACTGCCAACAAATGTCCCTGAGGTTCATTGAGGATTCCTCGGAGATACAGTTATCTAAACAGGTGTAAACGACACTGAGGGATTTCTGTGCTAGGAGACAGAATAAAGGTTTGCAACGTAACTTTGCTGGTTTCTATTCAACTAGTTCTTTTAATCTACTTCTTATTTAGTTTTCATCATGCTAGCAAAGCCAAAATCCACTCAAAGACAAACATTTCTGATCCTACACTATGTACAGTCATGTTAAAGACTCTCTGCAGTCCTGTGAGGAAGTGTACTCAGATGTACTTAACTGATCATCAACAAGTGTCATCACATCTATAAAGCCAGAAGTTATGAAAGGTTTGCTGATCTGTCGCATATCCCAGAAGTAGACATCACAGTAAGTTTAACCCAAGTTCAGTGGcagaaaatggcaaaaaaacaaacaaaaaaaaacaacaaccctagagctacatctcagaccctaaatggtaaatggcctgtatttatatagcgctttactagtccctaaggaccccaaagcgctttacacatccagtcatccacccattcacacactggtgatggcagctacaatgtagccacagccaccctggggcgcactgacagaggcgaggctgccggacactggcgccaccgggccctctgaccaccaccagtaggcaacgggtgaagtgtcttgcccaaggacacaacgaccgagactgtccaagccagggctcgaaccggcaaccttctgattacaaggtgaactcccaactcttgagccacgatcgcctacATGCCTAAATTAGCATCCGTCCTAGGGCCAGTTTGGAATCACCAAACTTTTGGACTGTGGGGGGGAGGCAAAGAACCTGGAAGGAACCCCTGCAGGAACAGAGAGACCAACCAGCCAGTAGCTTTGAACACAGGACATTCTTGCTGTAAGAGGCAGCAAGAACCCAGATCGTACTAACCATCACACCTCCAATGTCTTTTGGACAAACCAGACCaaggtggagatgtttggccatgaTGCACAGCACTACAtttggcaaaaaacaaacacagcatatcagcacgaACCCCTCTTACCATCTGTCatgcacggtggtggaggggtgatgatttgggcttgttttacctgggcaccttgcagtcattaagtcggccatgaactcctctgtataccaaagtattctggaGTCGCATGAGGTTATTGGCCCGACAACTAAAGCATGACCGAAATTAGCAAATTCAATAGTTTCTGTTATAGTCCAATGTGCCAATAAGCCATGACACTACAACTATGACGACTATACTACTGTCGATATATCTTGCAAGAAAAGATTAATGAAAAGACTGAAGAGATCCTTTCATTTGGCTCCTGTGATGGATATTTATAAGATTTTTTAACACTAGTGGCATGATTGAAGTTAGAATAGGAAAGAAgtagagcaggaaaaaaaggaaacgtGTGATTCTGATCAATTGGACAACTTGGAATCTGTTCTCTGTTTCCTTCCATATTTGGCTCTGTTACATTTAACATTAAACCctgaacagtttttgtttttttctttccgtTACGCTGCCACCACACTTTGTGGAATCAATAAACTCTGTGTAATCCAATCCCAACATTGTGCTCATAAAAAAGTTTTCTGTCAGGCATTTCATATGATCATTGaccataaatacatttttgttggCGATGCAGCTTCCTAGCCCAGTTTGAGTGAAACGAAGAGGTGCTACTGAATCTGAAAATGCACCTACTTTACATAATCAAATCCCAATCTCACTGTTTTCAGTGTCTGTGAATGAGCTCCTCCTGTAGCCCGTTTCTGTCTCGCCCTAAGGATGGCTTTCCTCTTTTTGCAATTGTTCACTTTTATCATGTAAGAATCTGCGTTTATGTAATATATGCAAAGCTGTCCATTCATCCTGCATATCGGTATCCTTTTGTTCCAGCGCTTCTTTCACTGCCTGATGCAGATCTAAAGGCACGGCTGGTGATTTTCTTTTAGCAATGATTTCATCATCAGACACTATTCCAAATATCCAAATCCCATGTAAAGCCTTTCCACTCTGCATTTTCTGGTGTGACTTGACCCTGATTATGCTCCACAGTCTAACAGGTAAACAGGGCCTACCACATTTTGTTCCAACTCATTAGTATGTGACACAATCAGGAAAAGTGGCAGTACTGATATGAAGCACTAATGGCCTCATCAATCCGCAAGTTCCAATCAAGGGGGAAAAGATATAAGATAGCATATCAAATAATTTGAGAGCAGAAGAAATAGTCGTCTCCCTTCCCATTTCCAGTACGCTCGTGACAGAGACGTAATTTATCAGACCTCTTCTACGTGTCTAACCTTTAATTAAGCAAAAACATTCCATCTTATACTTTCATTGTGCTTTAGCGTGGGCAACAGAAAGCCTTCTAGGCAAACTTTCCCATGTGAGGCTGTTTGAACTTGAGGCCCTTTAATCCTATAAGTAGGCCCACTTTTATATTCTGAACAAATGggaaagctaaaataaaatgctCTGAATGTTAAAACCCTGCATCTACATTCATCCAGAGAAAAGAATTTCCCGGTGTTTAACTGGTTCAacctgtggggaaaaaaactgatATGAGTTTTGGAGAAAGCTTCACTGAAAACCTGTTGGATGGCTTACCGATGGTGGAAATGTGTGCAGTGTCAAAGTCACTTTCCGTGAACCGGCGCAACATGCAAGTCTTCCCAACCCCCGAGTCTCCGAGCATGAGCAGCCGGAACAAGAAGTCGTACTGTTTAGCCATGACCCAAAACTAAGCGATGATGAAAAAACATGCCTGTCTGATGCGGCGCTTGAAACTGGCTGCTTGTCCTCTGCTTGGGTGATGCGTTCAAGGCCCCTCGGAAACTTTCACGCTGAACTCAAAGAGCGCCACTTGATGCACTTTACAAAGTCAGATGTCTTGGAACGTTTTTCTAACATTTTTGTGGTTCGTCGTGTGCTTTACTATCACCTTCAAATATTTCAGTAGTACTTCACCATCCTACATGTCGTTATTGGTTACGCCTGCAATTTCCTACGGCACTGGAAAGCAGCACACAACCTGCGTCTTTGAACGTTGTTTCCTGTAGAGGGAGCGTCAGGACACATCACACTGGCCCAAGTCTAAATTCAATATTTAAACAATGATTGATGTCATTTTATGTCGCAAATAAAAGTTTATATGTTCCTCGATGCTCATATTTTCTACTTTATCTCTAAATATGAgtgaaaagacaaacacataTATCTCCGTGTGTAGCCAATCCAGTCCTTGTGATCTAGGAacatttaaaggtttatttCTACCAAAGTTTCAACAAATCCTTCTTATCATTTACCTTAATTCCATCAGCAAATTCTGATTCTCAAATCCTATTAAACCTGCCAGATTATTGAATTAACTGGCTCTTTAACTAAACctgcatttaacaccaaaaAAAGGATGCTGTTGGGGATGCCTAATGTGCAAAAATCAggctattttttttacattaaaaacacaggAGTCACAAATTCATCCAAAATGGATAAAATAGTTTATTTATAGTTTCATAATAAAGGTATGCCTTATCTTGCAAGACAACCGTTGGCAGTATGTACAACATACCTGTAATTTCCATGGAATGGAACAAACAAATCTTATAAGGTACACACTAATTTatctctgcaaaaaaaaagagaaacattcCCAGCACAGGCAAATCAAAGGGAAGGCTTTTCTTTGCAGAAACGACACCATTTAAGAGTATACAGTGTTATATACCACACACTGAAAAGGAACTTCCATCGACAAAAATAAAGGACAATGCCTTTAACTGCATTGTGCAACATTCAATATCAATGAGGGGATTTTTTAAccacaatttatttaaaaatattaaaaatagagGAAAATAAATAGCTGAAACTTTGAAATATCAAGCCAAACATAATGGGAGTTCAGACATCAGATTATATAGGTATATAGATATAAGGGTAAGAAATTCTTCTTGGTGCATGAC contains these protein-coding regions:
- the LOC113012101 gene encoding ras-related protein Rab-15-like isoform X1; amino-acid sequence: MAKQYDFLFRLLMLGDSGVGKTCMLRRFTESDFDTAHISTIGIDFKMKTLEVDGTKVRVQIWDTAGQERYQTITKQYYRRAQGVIFVYDVTDKLSFKHIAKWVSDVDEYTTQKMETILVGNKCDDSLRREVSKNQGTKLAGSYGMEFFETSASKNINISESFERLTELVLQAHKRDVDNLLGSLDSYLDKAGLEEDKESTVPHLPQRSCAC
- the LOC113012101 gene encoding ras-related protein Rab-15-like isoform X2, which gives rise to MAKQYDFLFRLLMLGDSGVGKTCMLRRFTESDFDTAHISTIGIDFKMKTLEVDGTKVRVQIWDTAGQERYQTITKQYYRRAQGVIFVYDVTDKLSFKHIAKWVSDVDEYTTQKMETILVGNKCDDSLRREVSKNQGTKSFERLTELVLQAHKRDVDNLLGSLDSYLDKAGLEEDKESTVPHLPQRSCAC